Sequence from the Fibrobacter sp. UWP2 genome:
AAACTTCTCGTTCGGCACGAGGGTCGCGACCATGCCCATCTCGGCCATTTCCGTATGGAGCTTCTTCACGACAGGCTGGATTTCTTCTTCGGTCTTGCCCGTCAGAAGGATGAGCGCCTTCACCATGTTCGAGAGGTAGGACTTGCGGTACGTGATGCGCACGCCGTCGGCCATGGCATAGTCAAAGTTCGGGATGGACTGGCCGCCGTGCTGGTCATTCTGGTTACTCTGAATGGCGATAGCGGCGAGGGCGGCGTAGCTACGGATGTCCTTGGGTTCGCGCAGGTGGCCGTGACCGGTGTTGAAGCCGTTCTTGAACAACTTCTTCAGGTCGATCTGGCAGCACGTCATGGTGAGCGAGTAGAAATCCAGATCGTGGATGTGGATATCGCCGTCCATGTGGGCGCGGCTGTGCTCGGGCTTGAGCATCATCATCGTGTAGAAGTGCTTGGCCGATTCAGAACCGTACTTGAGCATGGTGCCCATCGCGGTGTCGCCGTCGATGTTCGCATTTTCGCGCTTGAGGTCGGACTCCTTGGCGGAGCTGAACGTAATGTCGCGGAGCGTGTGCATGAGGCGCGTATTGACTTCGCGGATGCGGGTGCGCTCGGCGCGGTACAAGATATAGCTCTTGGCGGTGTCGGCATAACCACATTCAGTAAGTGCCTTTTCGACGGCGTCCTGGATTTCTTCGATGTCGGGTTTGTTTTTGCCCTCGGCTTCGAGGCGACCCACGGCATAGGCGGACACCTTGAGGGCGGAGCTGGTCAGGAGGTCTTCGTGGCCAAGGAGGTCCAGCTGGTCCTGGGAAGCTTTAATTTGTTCGTTCAATTCGCCGGAGGCGCGGAAAGCCTTGATGATGGCTTCAGAAATCTTCTCAATGTTGAACGGCATTTCGCGGCCGTCACGCTTTTTGACTGTAAAAATCATCTAATCCGATCCTTCTATCCGGTATTTGGCAGCCAAAAGGACATTTGAAGCCAAAAAACCCAAAATTACTATATCTTGTGCTTAAACAGGGTTGTGCACCACAAGATGTAGGCTATAAGATAATAAAAGTTTTTAGAAAAAGACGATTTTTTTGAAAAAATTATAATTTTTTTGTAATATTTCTAAAAATTTACACAAATTCTATCAACAGGTTGTCCATAAGGCCCAAATTATCATTACTCCAACTTGGAGTATATAATAGACCTAACCCCATAATGAACAAATAGTTAGAACTTATCAACAAAAAAAGTGATGTTTTTTACGAGCTTTCCCTTGACAAAAAGAAAGCGACACAAGAAAATAATTTGTTCGTAACGATCATTTGAGTTCTATGGAAAGGTGAACTTTCGCCTGGACCTCGACCGAGTCGGCAATGGAGTTCTCGTCGAGGGTTCCTGCAGCATCTGTTGCGTTCGCCATATAGAGCATGCTTTTAGAGCGCCGCGCCCCGAGACGAATGACTCCAGCTTCGTCGCCACCTATATAAAGGACCTTTCCCAGCTTGAGGCCTGCACCCGCGGCATAGTGCGACGCCTTGGCAAGGCCATTCTTGACCGCTGCTTCGATAACCACACCCTGGAGGGAATCCAAATTCTTGACCGTTGCCGAAGTCGGGTAGATTTCCACGTCGGGCTCGGTCGAAAGAAGCTGCGTGAGCATCGCAGCATCCTTGCGCGAATCCAGCTTGACGCTAAACTCCTGCCTGGCTACGTAACCCACAAGGCGGCGGTCGCCATGGTCGTACGACCATTCCTTGGTCAGGGAGACGCTGTTCTGCTCTACGCCGGATTCGTCAACGTCAATGGACTTTGTCACTTCAAAAATACGCTGGCGGCGCTCGGTCAACTTTTTGTAGACGCCGTCCTTGCTTGCATCACGGAGTTCCAGCGAAAAAGTAGAAACGAACTGATTCGCCGCATATTTTTGCGACTTGCTGCCAGAAACATCCACCTTTGGGACCTCGGGCGTATTTTTGCAACAATCGCAGCCGGTAAAAACAAGTGCCCAAAAAACGATTCCCGAAATCATTCCGAATTTCATGACGACTCCTTTTATGCTTTTCAAGTTATGCTTTGCGAGTCTTAAGGAAAGGCGTGCAGACCAGCTTCAAAGCAACGGCGACAACGATGGTCGTCGTCATGCTGATGAAGGGCATCCACGGCCAGCTAAAGATGCCGCCGAGGAGAGCCGGAACACCAAATGCAGGGATTCCCTGAATGAGCACAAGGCTCGCCATGCCACAGAGAACCGCGACGATGACCATCCACGGGCGCAAATTCTTGACAAAGAACGCGAGGATGAACATGCCGAGGAGAGGGCCGGTAAAGAGCCCGGTAAAGAAGAGCGCATTCTTGAGGAGGCTCCCCTGCTGCGTCGCCGCAAAGAGCGCAAAAAATACGCCCAAGACTCCCCACACGACCGTCCAGATTTTGGCTCGCTTGAGGCCGCCAATGCCCTCGTCCTCCTTCCAGCCCAAAAAATCGTGCTCCGAGGTGTTGCTGAGGGAATTGATGGCGCCCGAGAGACTACTCATGGCCGCAGCACAGATGGCGGCGACTATAAGGCCTGTCACACCTATCGGGAGACCGTTTACAATAAAGTAAGGGAACACGTCGTTTTGACCGATGCCCTCAGGAAGGCTCGAAACACACGTCACCTTGTAATAGACGAACAGCGCCGCGCCTACCCAGTAAAAGAGAATCGAAACCGCGCAACCGAGCACCATCGAGAGGATGCTGGAACGGTTCGCCGCCTTCACGTCTTTGCAGCTGAGGTAGCGCTGCACAAACTGCTGATCGCAACCGCGAATGGCAATCTCGAGGATTGCATAGGCAAAGCCAGCCGAAACAAGCGTGCGTGCGTCGGAAATGTCGATGGACGGATTCCACCAGCGGGTCTTGCCTGCCTCGCTTGCCATGGCAGCCATCTCGCCAAAACCGCCCACGGCGTTCGAGATGAGGATCAGCACCAAGGCTCCACCGCCAAAGAACACGCAGAACTGCATCACGTCGGTCCAGATGACCGCCTTGATGCCGCCAAACCAAGTGTAAAAAATGGCGACGGCGGCAGAGACGACTATCGCCACACGCAAGTCCACATGCAAAATTTGCGCCAGCACAAGCGACGGAGCATAGAGCAAGATGCCCGTGCGGAGCAGCAGATGCAGGCAATAGAAAAGCGCCGCCAGGCGACGCACGGCAAGGGAACCGAACCGGCGTTCAAACAACTCGTAGGCACTGTTAATGCCCGCTGAACGGAACCGGGGGATGAACACGAAACCGACAACAATAATAGAGAGCAAGGCGCCGATTTGGAACATGAGGAACGTCATGTCGTCGCCATACACATCGGCAGGAGCGCCGAGGAACGTGGTCGCACTCACCGAAGTCGCGATAAGGCTGATGCCCACGGCCACCCATGGCATGGCGCCGCCACCGAACATGTATTCCTTGAGGTTCTTGTTGCCGCGAGAAACCCAAAGGCCAATCGCAAGCGAAAAGAGAAGGTAGGCGAAGAGGACGATCCAATCGATTAAAGTAAACATAATTTGAAATGCAGGATGTGAGATGTAAAATGCGGAACGTTTAATTACTCATTTCACATTATTCATTGTTCATTATTCATTTTTTAGCAGTTTATACAACCGCTTCCACCGGGAGCTCCGTGTACTGGATGACCTGGTTACGGCCGCCTTCCTTGGCCTTGTACAAAGCCTGGTCGGCATTATTCACCGCCTTCTTCATGTCGTGGAATTCCGGAGCCACGAGGAAGGCGCCAATGCTCACCGTAACGCGGAGCGGTTCCGCCTGGTGCACATCGAACTCCAGCTTGCTCACGGCAATGCGAATGCGTTCCGCCGTCTCGAGCATGCCCTCGGGCGTCGTGTCGATAAGTCCTACAACAAATTCCTCGCCGCCATAGCGGGCGACCAAGTCGATTTCCTTGCGGATTTCGCCGCTGATGGCGCCCGCAATTCCCTTAATGACCACGTCTCCAATCGGATGACCGTAGGTATCGTTCACGCTCTTGAAGTGGTCGATGTCCATCATGAGCACGCCAATGTTGTACTGCTGACGGTTGGCACGGATCTTTTCGGTGCGAAGCGTCTCGTGGAGGGTGCGGTGGTTGATAAGCCCCGTAAGCCCGTCGCGAGAAGCGAGGTCCTTGCCCTGTTCAAACTGGCAAGCCCTGGCGTATGCAAAACCGGCGACACCGGCAAACGCCTTGAGGAGTTCCATCTCGTGCTCGGTATAACGGCCTGGAGTGCGGCTTTCCAGACAAATGGCGAGCTCGGCCTGTTCTGCATTGTTCTCGGTCGCAATCGGCATCACAAACAACTGACGGATATCCATATTGCGCTTTTCGTTGTTGTCGATACGCGGCACGTATTGCCCCATGCTCGAAGAGAACAAGCGCTCCACCGGGCGGTTCTTGAGGAGAGCGAGCACCGCAAGACCCTTGTCGGAAAGAGTGAACTTTTTACCGGAGAACTGTTCGCAGTCAATGCCGTCGACACAAACCACGCGGCCTTCCCTCTCTTTGTGCGGAGGAAGATTTTCCTGTTTGTCCAGGGCGAGAATCATCATCCTGTCGAAGGGAATGTTCTCCTTGATGTATTCAAAAATCTGGCGGTAAATATCCTTCACCGTCATGGTCTGGAAGAACTTGTGCTGATAGTTGTACAGCACGCTGAACTGCTGCTGAGCGATGT
This genomic interval carries:
- a CDS encoding sensor domain-containing diguanylate cyclase; its protein translation is MLVSNILFIVAGLLLGLAFQGGMLLFLIPVAGVAAALGYMNLPRVPGGKTASIPVITTAMRATGISPAVSPDIRNSIKDEAVEFNEPNSTLRVNQCWARTNADVTRATSDLLQGLKRIIPNAYSLIVFSPMASAKEWGIRCFQSDPNAQVATDVKITENSGLISQLFRPEVNRLLEGDLMGGKTLLYYIDNPMIKSLVAVPMLDRDKNRIGAIVVDSLYPNAFSQSTAQALTFIASNLYTLTFKSFASTKNYIAQQQFSVLYNYQHKFFQTMTVKDIYRQIFEYIKENIPFDRMMILALDKQENLPPHKEREGRVVCVDGIDCEQFSGKKFTLSDKGLAVLALLKNRPVERLFSSSMGQYVPRIDNNEKRNMDIRQLFVMPIATENNAEQAELAICLESRTPGRYTEHEMELLKAFAGVAGFAYARACQFEQGKDLASRDGLTGLINHRTLHETLRTEKIRANRQQYNIGVLMMDIDHFKSVNDTYGHPIGDVVIKGIAGAISGEIRKEIDLVARYGGEEFVVGLIDTTPEGMLETAERIRIAVSKLEFDVHQAEPLRVTVSIGAFLVAPEFHDMKKAVNNADQALYKAKEGGRNQVIQYTELPVEAVV
- a CDS encoding SIMPL domain-containing protein, giving the protein MKFGMISGIVFWALVFTGCDCCKNTPEVPKVDVSGSKSQKYAANQFVSTFSLELRDASKDGVYKKLTERRQRIFEVTKSIDVDESGVEQNSVSLTKEWSYDHGDRRLVGYVARQEFSVKLDSRKDAAMLTQLLSTEPDVEIYPTSATVKNLDSLQGVVIEAAVKNGLAKASHYAAGAGLKLGKVLYIGGDEAGVIRLGARRSKSMLYMANATDAAGTLDENSIADSVEVQAKVHLSIELK
- a CDS encoding sodium:solute symporter; translated protein: MFTLIDWIVLFAYLLFSLAIGLWVSRGNKNLKEYMFGGGAMPWVAVGISLIATSVSATTFLGAPADVYGDDMTFLMFQIGALLSIIVVGFVFIPRFRSAGINSAYELFERRFGSLAVRRLAALFYCLHLLLRTGILLYAPSLVLAQILHVDLRVAIVVSAAVAIFYTWFGGIKAVIWTDVMQFCVFFGGGALVLILISNAVGGFGEMAAMASEAGKTRWWNPSIDISDARTLVSAGFAYAILEIAIRGCDQQFVQRYLSCKDVKAANRSSILSMVLGCAVSILFYWVGAALFVYYKVTCVSSLPEGIGQNDVFPYFIVNGLPIGVTGLIVAAICAAAMSSLSGAINSLSNTSEHDFLGWKEDEGIGGLKRAKIWTVVWGVLGVFFALFAATQQGSLLKNALFFTGLFTGPLLGMFILAFFVKNLRPWMVIVAVLCGMASLVLIQGIPAFGVPALLGGIFSWPWMPFISMTTTIVVAVALKLVCTPFLKTRKA